From the Halorhabdus utahensis DSM 12940 genome, one window contains:
- a CDS encoding PQQ-dependent sugar dehydrogenase — protein MSSHFTRREMLGAGFTAVGGSLAGCTDDSTPTEDTETAETTDTESTTESPETDEPPSTTESETTTTEADETTTESDEEGLPASVGVEQVAGGFTAPVSVTFPPEDGVVLVADQVGTIHVVSDGSVRDEPLIDIRDRMIDVSGYDERGLLGFALHPDYPADDRLFVRYSAPPGEATPEDYSHTFALSSFSIETDTLAADTDTEQRILEFPEPQTNHNAGALEFGPDGYLYIAVGDGGGADDTGTGHVSDWFAANSGGNGQDVTENLLGGVLRIDVTETGEEPYAIPEDNPLVGTDGLDEYYAWGLRNPWRMAFHDGELYAADVGQGRFEEVNRVTNGGNYGWNVREGTHCFSPGSSNGSCPIETPDGEPLLDPVIEYPHSGQPVSGVAVIGGQFYTGESIPGLRDRYVFADWQANGTLFVGTPTEDGLWETTTISVDDSEFAPMILAFGRDQAGELYVCASERGQLVGSTGAVYRLTSA, from the coding sequence ATGAGTTCACATTTTACTCGACGAGAAATGCTTGGGGCGGGATTTACGGCGGTCGGGGGCAGTCTCGCGGGCTGTACAGACGATTCGACACCGACAGAAGACACTGAGACGGCTGAGACCACTGATACCGAATCGACGACGGAGAGTCCCGAGACTGACGAGCCACCGTCGACGACCGAGAGCGAAACAACGACGACGGAAGCGGACGAAACAACTACCGAAAGCGATGAGGAGGGTTTGCCGGCGTCAGTGGGCGTCGAGCAAGTCGCGGGAGGATTCACGGCACCTGTAAGCGTCACGTTTCCACCAGAGGACGGCGTGGTTCTCGTTGCCGATCAGGTGGGAACGATCCACGTCGTTTCGGACGGGAGCGTCCGGGACGAACCACTGATCGATATCAGGGATCGGATGATCGACGTCTCGGGCTACGACGAGCGAGGGTTGCTCGGCTTTGCGCTCCATCCGGACTATCCCGCGGACGATCGCCTGTTCGTTCGGTACAGTGCGCCACCGGGTGAGGCGACACCGGAGGACTACTCTCATACGTTCGCGCTCTCCTCGTTTTCGATCGAGACGGACACGCTCGCTGCTGACACTGACACCGAACAGCGGATACTCGAATTTCCGGAACCCCAGACCAATCACAACGCAGGCGCACTCGAATTCGGGCCCGATGGATATCTCTACATCGCCGTCGGTGACGGCGGTGGGGCCGACGACACTGGCACTGGGCACGTTTCCGATTGGTTTGCTGCAAATTCCGGCGGGAATGGACAGGACGTCACCGAGAATCTTCTGGGCGGTGTGCTCCGGATCGACGTCACCGAAACCGGCGAGGAACCCTATGCGATCCCCGAGGACAATCCGCTCGTGGGGACGGATGGGCTCGACGAGTATTACGCGTGGGGATTACGCAACCCCTGGCGGATGGCGTTTCACGACGGCGAGTTGTACGCGGCGGACGTCGGCCAGGGTCGATTTGAGGAGGTCAACCGCGTCACGAACGGGGGGAACTACGGCTGGAACGTCCGGGAAGGGACACACTGTTTCTCGCCCGGGTCGTCGAATGGGTCTTGCCCGATCGAGACACCGGATGGCGAACCCTTGCTCGACCCGGTGATCGAGTATCCTCACAGCGGCCAGCCGGTTAGCGGCGTCGCGGTGATCGGGGGACAGTTCTATACGGGCGAGTCGATCCCTGGGCTCCGTGATCGGTACGTCTTCGCCGACTGGCAGGCCAACGGGACACTCTTTGTCGGCACCCCAACGGAGGACGGGCTCTGGGAGACCACGACGATTTCGGTGGATGACAGCGAATTTGCCCCGATGATCCTGGCGTTCGGCCGCGATCAGGCTGGCGAGCTTTACGTCTGTGCCAGCGAGCGCGGACAGTTGGTCGGCTCGACGGGTGCTGTCTACCGACTGACATCGGCGTAA
- a CDS encoding RNA-binding protein: MNVKSRHHLRADAIDEIEDALAKGLGVELDAETYEKVTFEDSDWEVVLVEGAPAVFYVPDDESPDSTDDPFLTVRGANEYQPAQNVVTVDSGAISFVSDGADVMRPGIVEADESIDSGDLLVISEENHGKVLAVGRARVDGSAMLGDEGKVVDTIHHVGDELYEFAG, from the coding sequence ATGAACGTCAAATCCCGCCACCACCTCCGGGCTGACGCGATCGACGAGATCGAGGATGCACTCGCCAAAGGACTGGGCGTCGAACTCGACGCCGAGACCTACGAGAAAGTCACGTTCGAGGACAGCGACTGGGAGGTCGTTCTCGTCGAGGGTGCGCCCGCAGTCTTCTACGTTCCCGACGACGAATCGCCGGACAGCACCGACGATCCGTTCCTCACTGTCCGTGGAGCAAACGAGTATCAGCCTGCCCAGAACGTCGTCACCGTCGATTCCGGTGCCATCTCGTTCGTCTCTGACGGCGCGGACGTGATGCGCCCCGGGATCGTCGAAGCCGACGAGTCGATCGACAGCGGGGACCTCCTCGTCATCAGCGAGGAGAACCACGGCAAGGTACTGGCAGTGGGGCGCGCCCGCGTCGACGGGTCGGCGATGCTCGGCGACGAGGGCAAGGTCGTCGACACGATCCACCACGTCGGCGACGAGCTCTATGAATTCGCCGGGTAG
- a CDS encoding RNB domain-containing ribonuclease, producing the protein MTANEEDEQAAAGTPEGQGPVEIDEELARHLENKREELFEKFEIPDGFPPEVLEEAKARTEDVGSEIEAEIDERRDLREMTTWTTDPIDAQDFDDAISIEHRDDEIVLWVHIADVTHYVNPDTAMWSSAVERANTVYLPGYTVHMLPPILAETVCSLVPNEDRLAHTVEMHLDPETLSYENIEIYKSVIRSDARLTYTEAERLLDEPETAEDVLEDQSVDLAEKTQAIWELADQMHEQRKADGSLVLNPRRDRAHTIIEECMLKANKAVTHVLMWDRGVEAMYRVHPQPSPEEWNEALQEIQDLGGVSIPGGGWDDPRQAVNATLEDAPERQLDKIQWAVMKVMPRAKYMNDPFGGHHALNFEIYGHFTSPIRRLSDLINHWIVHTNDVPEDLVALCDRASDKQKDAEQCEREYKKFLEEVGLDPAAVNNRGIEVIDSD; encoded by the coding sequence ATGACTGCTAACGAGGAGGACGAGCAGGCCGCGGCGGGCACCCCCGAGGGGCAGGGTCCCGTCGAGATCGACGAGGAACTCGCCCGCCATCTCGAGAACAAACGCGAGGAACTCTTCGAGAAGTTCGAAATCCCGGACGGCTTTCCGCCCGAAGTCCTCGAAGAGGCGAAAGCCCGAACCGAGGACGTGGGAAGCGAGATCGAGGCGGAGATCGACGAGCGACGTGACCTTCGGGAGATGACGACCTGGACGACCGACCCGATCGACGCCCAGGACTTCGACGACGCCATCTCGATCGAGCATCGCGACGACGAGATCGTCCTCTGGGTTCATATCGCCGACGTGACTCACTACGTGAATCCGGACACGGCGATGTGGAGTTCGGCCGTCGAGCGCGCGAACACCGTCTATCTGCCGGGCTACACCGTCCACATGCTACCACCGATCCTGGCCGAGACGGTCTGCTCGCTGGTCCCCAACGAGGACCGACTCGCCCACACCGTCGAGATGCACCTCGATCCGGAGACCCTCTCATACGAGAACATCGAGATCTACAAGTCTGTCATCCGAAGCGATGCCCGACTGACCTACACCGAGGCTGAACGCCTCCTCGACGAACCCGAGACGGCCGAGGATGTTCTGGAAGACCAGTCGGTGGACCTCGCCGAAAAGACCCAGGCGATCTGGGAACTCGCGGATCAGATGCACGAGCAGCGCAAGGCGGACGGCTCACTCGTGTTGAACCCACGCCGCGATCGCGCCCATACGATCATCGAGGAGTGTATGCTCAAAGCCAACAAGGCCGTGACGCACGTCCTCATGTGGGATCGGGGCGTCGAGGCGATGTATCGCGTGCATCCACAGCCAAGCCCGGAGGAGTGGAACGAGGCGCTCCAGGAGATTCAGGACTTGGGCGGCGTCTCGATCCCAGGCGGGGGCTGGGACGATCCACGGCAGGCCGTCAACGCGACGCTGGAAGATGCCCCGGAGCGCCAGCTTGACAAGATCCAGTGGGCCGTGATGAAAGTGATGCCCCGTGCGAAGTATATGAACGACCCCTTCGGCGGCCACCACGCGCTGAACTTCGAGATCTACGGTCACTTCACGTCGCCGATCCGTCGGCTCTCCGACCTGATCAACCACTGGATCGTCCATACCAACGATGTTCCCGAGGATCTCGTTGCACTGTGTGATCGCGCCAGCGACAAACAGAAGGACGCCGAACAGTGTGAACGGGAGTACAAGAAGTTCCTCGAAGAAGTCGGTCTCGACCCCGCAGCGGTCAACAACCGCGGCATCGAGGTTATCGACTCCGACTAG
- a CDS encoding phytoene/squalene synthase family protein, giving the protein MIGRSVKTSKAIHRRTGKTFYIATRLLPERVREATYALYAFFRIADDVVDRPDPPDAETQRRHLEAIRAAANGEQIQRGVLSETDREVLETFRSLAEEADIDPAEIDVFIDAMAQDIDHSGYETYEELRGYMRGSAAAVGNMMLSVMDPPESDRATPHARSLAEAFQLTNFVRDVREDISEYDRVYLPDETLDRHDVTETQLRRGDMTDDVAAVIRTELHRTESLYRHGVAGIRYLPEDCQFAVLLAAVLYADHHRQIRHLEYDVLNGDASLSMTRRLWLLARTWYHWRRTHDPEAAFYAASAISEDGPASDHPDPQLQPDRVI; this is encoded by the coding sequence ATGATAGGCCGATCCGTCAAAACAAGCAAGGCAATCCACCGGCGGACCGGAAAGACGTTTTATATCGCCACGAGATTGCTTCCCGAGCGAGTGCGGGAAGCGACGTACGCTCTATATGCGTTTTTCCGGATCGCCGACGACGTGGTCGACCGCCCGGACCCGCCCGATGCCGAGACCCAACGACGCCATCTGGAAGCGATCCGCGCCGCCGCAAACGGTGAACAGATCCAGCGGGGAGTCCTCTCGGAGACGGACCGTGAGGTTCTGGAGACGTTTCGATCGCTTGCCGAGGAGGCCGACATCGATCCCGCCGAGATCGACGTTTTCATCGACGCGATGGCCCAGGACATCGATCATTCGGGTTACGAAACCTACGAGGAATTACGTGGCTACATGCGCGGCTCCGCCGCTGCCGTCGGAAACATGATGCTCTCGGTCATGGACCCACCGGAAAGTGATCGTGCCACGCCTCACGCCAGGTCACTGGCCGAGGCATTTCAACTGACGAACTTCGTCAGAGACGTGCGGGAGGACATCAGCGAGTACGATCGGGTGTATTTACCGGACGAAACGCTCGATCGGCACGACGTGACGGAAACACAACTCCGGCGCGGTGACATGACCGACGACGTGGCTGCCGTTATCCGGACCGAGCTTCACCGGACTGAATCCCTGTACCGACACGGTGTGGCGGGGATACGGTACCTCCCCGAGGACTGTCAGTTCGCCGTCCTGTTGGCGGCAGTCTTGTACGCTGATCACCACCGACAGATCAGACACCTCGAGTACGACGTCCTGAACGGCGACGCGTCGCTGTCGATGACGCGACGGCTGTGGCTACTTGCCCGAACCTGGTATCACTGGCGACGGACCCACGATCCCGAAGCAGCGTTCTACGCGGCAAGTGCAATTTCGGAAGACGGGCCGGCGAGCGATCACCCGGATCCACAGTTACAACCGGATCGCGTGATCTGA
- a CDS encoding cell division protein SepF produces the protein MGLMSKILGGSGASRRTDDYVELDAGDASTTAPEADTEVRIARIGDKQDVIEIKDAVYDGDIVLADITRHTTKDRTMEHITDELKQVAGEVGGDIVQKDDDQLIITPSGVAVNRDRLGR, from the coding sequence ATGGGACTGATGAGCAAAATTCTGGGGGGCTCAGGCGCCTCTCGCCGGACGGATGATTACGTCGAACTCGACGCCGGCGATGCCAGTACGACCGCCCCCGAGGCTGACACCGAGGTTCGAATCGCACGGATCGGAGACAAACAGGACGTCATCGAGATCAAAGACGCCGTCTACGACGGCGACATCGTCCTCGCGGACATCACTCGTCACACCACGAAAGACCGGACGATGGAACACATCACTGACGAACTCAAACAGGTCGCAGGCGAGGTTGGCGGTGACATCGTCCAAAAGGACGACGATCAACTCATTATCACGCCATCGGGCGTCGCCGTCAACCGTGACCGGCTCGGCCGGTAG
- a CDS encoding DUF5611 family protein, giving the protein MREYKMRRGEYLEDRIPDMRETVEEYFGPIAGTEPYNDTELFIVEEPDNPVFERVTVGTVPYGSKKDKLALDIEERPAEEVIAEGHVEAAEDAVNVKNDFLEMATGRDAKARRDSMKRSVEDDADKPDSV; this is encoded by the coding sequence ATGCGCGAGTACAAGATGCGACGCGGCGAGTATCTCGAAGACAGGATTCCGGACATGCGCGAGACAGTCGAAGAGTACTTCGGCCCTATCGCTGGTACGGAACCCTACAACGATACGGAGCTGTTCATCGTCGAAGAGCCGGACAACCCGGTTTTCGAGCGTGTCACCGTCGGAACCGTCCCATACGGGAGTAAGAAGGACAAACTCGCGCTCGATATCGAAGAGCGACCGGCGGAAGAAGTGATCGCTGAAGGTCACGTCGAGGCGGCCGAAGACGCCGTCAACGTCAAAAACGACTTTCTCGAGATGGCGACGGGTCGCGACGCCAAAGCCCGTCGCGACTCGATGAAACGGTCGGTCGAGGACGACGCCGATAAACCTGACTCGGTCTGA
- a CDS encoding DUF7093 family protein, producing the protein MGIKCSVFGHDFGETTVERDREEQGNEVVSTIREVETCRRCGETRVVSENTEVTTIKTPEDVATEEEATADESDGQPDATPAATDIVDAEAGEPVAEADPTNAEPSDETAQYESPAEDDGVILEDDDEDDPVREPGEWPESTDPEESTRTDTGSAGQTTTESEDVEPSVGPDLSVDVTTDDGSPSAEPAEGSSTDDEAEVWSSTDPDLGDAQQAVEDGDTGTNTIVDGQFRCTECGFTTPVESSSLREGDYCPDCHQGMLVIEAQ; encoded by the coding sequence ATGGGTATCAAGTGTTCGGTCTTCGGTCACGACTTCGGCGAGACTACCGTCGAGCGCGACCGGGAGGAACAGGGCAACGAGGTCGTCAGCACGATCCGGGAGGTCGAAACGTGCAGGCGCTGTGGCGAAACGCGTGTCGTCTCCGAGAACACTGAAGTAACGACGATCAAGACGCCGGAAGACGTGGCTACAGAAGAGGAAGCCACGGCGGATGAATCCGACGGGCAGCCGGATGCGACGCCAGCGGCGACAGACATCGTCGACGCCGAGGCAGGTGAGCCAGTTGCCGAGGCCGACCCCACGAACGCGGAGCCATCCGACGAAACAGCACAGTACGAGTCACCTGCCGAAGACGACGGCGTCATCCTCGAAGACGACGACGAAGACGATCCGGTCCGTGAGCCTGGTGAGTGGCCCGAATCTACCGACCCCGAAGAATCCACGCGGACGGACACTGGCTCGGCCGGCCAAACCACCACTGAATCCGAGGATGTCGAGCCGTCCGTAGGTCCCGACCTCTCCGTTGACGTCACAACAGACGACGGATCGCCGAGCGCCGAGCCAGCCGAGGGGTCGTCGACAGACGACGAAGCGGAAGTGTGGTCGAGCACTGACCCCGATCTAGGCGACGCCCAACAAGCTGTCGAGGATGGAGACACGGGGACAAACACCATCGTGGATGGCCAGTTCCGATGTACGGAATGTGGATTCACGACGCCGGTCGAGTCCTCCTCGCTCCGGGAGGGCGATTACTGTCCCGACTGTCATCAGGGGATGCTCGTCATAGAGGCCCAGTGA
- a CDS encoding DUF6432 family protein, with amino-acid sequence MQAKPEYRDRDDTEVAVLDALAERHEEGMTVFELRASVEVDIDRLETALADLKADDLIEATDEGEQTRIVPESTAIGPADDESTETILNRLRERFSL; translated from the coding sequence ATGCAAGCGAAGCCGGAGTACCGTGACCGGGATGACACGGAAGTGGCGGTACTCGATGCGCTCGCCGAACGCCACGAGGAAGGCATGACCGTCTTCGAGTTACGGGCTTCCGTCGAGGTCGATATCGACCGGCTCGAAACCGCACTGGCGGACCTCAAGGCCGACGATCTTATCGAAGCCACTGACGAGGGCGAACAGACACGTATCGTTCCTGAGTCCACCGCGATCGGACCGGCAGACGACGAATCAACCGAGACCATCCTCAACAGACTTCGCGAGCGGTTTTCGCTCTAG
- a CDS encoding HesA/MoeB/ThiF family protein encodes MSSPNLEQGQLDRYARQIVMDDVGPAGQAALLEGSVLVVGVGGLGSPVIQYLAAAGVGTLGLVDDDVVERSNLQRQVVHGTDDVGRAKVDSAEAFVAQLNPDVTVRCYETRFDEDEVPLGEYDVVIDATDSIEALYQLNDACVTAELPLVHGAVSAFEGQVTSFDGGAPCYRCLFPEAPPAGTIPDCETAGVIGAVPSVIGSIQATEAIKHLLDIGTTLTGRLLRYDARSMSFTEIPFESREDCQTCGESPAGGPAATERTRGSTLE; translated from the coding sequence ATGTCATCACCGAATCTGGAACAGGGTCAACTGGATCGCTATGCCCGGCAGATCGTCATGGACGACGTCGGTCCGGCTGGACAGGCCGCACTCCTTGAGGGGTCGGTACTCGTCGTCGGCGTTGGGGGACTGGGCTCACCCGTCATCCAGTACCTGGCAGCGGCGGGCGTGGGCACGCTGGGTCTCGTCGACGACGACGTCGTCGAACGGAGCAACCTCCAGCGCCAGGTCGTCCACGGCACGGACGACGTCGGTCGGGCCAAGGTCGACAGCGCCGAGGCGTTCGTCGCTCAGCTCAACCCGGACGTCACGGTTCGTTGCTACGAGACACGATTCGACGAAGACGAGGTGCCACTCGGAGAGTACGACGTCGTCATCGATGCGACCGATAGCATTGAGGCGCTGTATCAACTCAACGATGCCTGTGTGACCGCTGAGTTGCCCCTCGTCCACGGTGCCGTCTCGGCGTTCGAGGGACAGGTGACCTCGTTCGACGGTGGTGCGCCCTGCTACCGGTGTCTTTTCCCTGAAGCGCCACCGGCGGGTACGATTCCGGACTGTGAAACTGCCGGAGTCATTGGCGCTGTCCCGAGCGTCATTGGGTCCATCCAGGCGACGGAAGCGATCAAGCACCTCCTCGACATCGGGACGACACTCACCGGCAGATTGCTTCGATACGATGCACGGTCGATGTCGTTCACCGAAATCCCGTTCGAATCCAGGGAAGATTGCCAGACATGTGGCGAATCACCGGCAGGCGGTCCGGCCGCCACGGAGCGGACCCGCGGCTCAACCCTGGAGTGA
- a CDS encoding YIP1 family protein, producing MAPSTPLRDPSAYFQRHDRPSLSIAAGVILTEAILISITVWLFLQQVMAQVNVSPAERASVNHAISGGIIGVFIGIFFGWLLFAAIFHVFVWFASGDRGFGTTLAVVGEADLVSIVLFPIAAAGLFMMVSEIPSNPAAAAEFLEQTGPYTSPLSLLASFVGFIWKAAVQGIGLAEAHGISVSKMLTVALVLGFLGFFSNLV from the coding sequence ATGGCCCCATCAACCCCGCTACGAGACCCCTCCGCGTATTTTCAACGTCACGACCGGCCGTCACTTTCTATCGCTGCAGGGGTTATCCTCACAGAAGCGATACTAATATCGATCACTGTCTGGCTATTTTTGCAGCAAGTCATGGCACAAGTGAATGTCTCTCCGGCCGAACGCGCGAGCGTGAATCATGCCATCAGCGGCGGAATCATCGGTGTGTTCATCGGAATATTCTTCGGCTGGCTCCTGTTTGCAGCCATCTTTCACGTCTTCGTCTGGTTCGCCAGTGGTGATCGAGGATTCGGGACGACGCTGGCCGTCGTCGGTGAGGCGGATCTAGTCTCGATCGTTCTGTTCCCCATCGCGGCCGCTGGCCTGTTCATGATGGTCAGTGAGATCCCATCGAACCCAGCTGCCGCTGCCGAGTTCCTTGAGCAAACTGGTCCATATACATCCCCACTGTCGCTGCTTGCGAGCTTTGTCGGGTTCATCTGGAAAGCAGCCGTTCAGGGAATCGGACTCGCCGAAGCCCACGGAATCTCCGTGTCGAAAATGCTGACGGTCGCACTTGTGCTTGGGTTCCTTGGATTCTTTTCGAACCTGGTTTGA
- a CDS encoding carboxypeptidase M32 — MGAKAPDAYAELLDHVQQLSYVADAGGLLRWDQQVMMPDGGTPARSKQQSALSTLHHDLLTDDDLADSLAELEAVDLEPEQQAVVREVSREHERARNVPRDLVERISETTSEALPVWEQARADDDFESFAPVLEELVELRREYAEAIDPDRDPYEVLFEEFEPYLGLDTAERILERLRDELVPLIDDVADSGVTQPLPFEGTFDVDDQEALVREALDELGFDWNRGRLDTSAHPFTSGTQFDARITTRFDEEKPLDSLSSTIHEFGHATYSLGLPDDHYGTPLGESRDLTVHESQSRLWENHIGRSQAFWEYFMPTVEDHLGVGASAEDAYRSVNRVYDDNLIRVEADELTYHMHIVLRFEIERALIGGDLDVSEVPHVWNDKMEEYLGVRPDTDAEGCLQDIHWTNGTFGYFPTYSLGSVLAAQLYDAADAEIGPFDDTVRAGEFDALHEWLTENVHQHGKRYPTEDLIEEATGETYTADYFLEYVTEKYGSLYDL, encoded by the coding sequence ATGGGAGCCAAAGCGCCTGACGCCTACGCCGAACTACTCGATCACGTACAGCAGCTCAGCTACGTGGCGGACGCTGGCGGCTTGCTCCGGTGGGACCAACAGGTAATGATGCCTGATGGCGGGACGCCGGCCCGGTCGAAACAACAGTCGGCGCTTTCGACGCTGCATCACGACCTGCTGACGGACGACGACCTCGCGGATTCGCTCGCAGAGCTCGAAGCTGTCGACCTCGAACCCGAACAGCAAGCGGTTGTTCGGGAGGTCAGTCGTGAACACGAACGGGCACGAAACGTGCCTCGTGATCTGGTCGAACGCATCTCCGAGACCACGTCTGAGGCCTTGCCAGTGTGGGAACAAGCCCGGGCGGACGACGATTTCGAGTCGTTTGCGCCTGTCCTCGAGGAACTCGTCGAACTGCGACGGGAATATGCCGAGGCAATCGATCCTGACAGGGACCCATACGAAGTGCTTTTCGAGGAGTTCGAACCCTATCTCGGGTTGGACACCGCCGAACGGATCCTCGAACGGCTTCGGGACGAACTCGTTCCGTTGATCGACGACGTCGCCGATAGCGGCGTTACTCAGCCCCTCCCGTTCGAAGGAACGTTCGACGTCGACGATCAGGAAGCACTGGTCAGGGAAGCCCTGGACGAACTGGGCTTCGACTGGAATCGCGGTCGGCTGGATACCTCGGCCCATCCGTTCACCTCCGGCACACAATTCGACGCCCGGATCACGACCCGATTTGACGAGGAAAAGCCCCTGGACTCGCTGTCCTCGACGATACACGAGTTCGGACACGCGACCTATTCTCTCGGCCTCCCGGACGATCACTACGGCACGCCACTCGGTGAGTCCCGGGACCTGACGGTCCACGAATCACAGTCGCGTCTCTGGGAGAACCACATCGGCCGCTCGCAGGCGTTCTGGGAGTATTTCATGCCCACTGTCGAAGATCATCTCGGCGTTGGGGCGAGTGCCGAGGACGCATATCGCTCGGTCAACCGGGTCTACGACGACAACCTCATCCGGGTCGAAGCGGACGAACTCACCTATCACATGCATATCGTGCTTCGATTCGAGATCGAGCGTGCCCTGATCGGGGGCGATCTGGACGTCAGCGAGGTCCCGCACGTCTGGAACGACAAGATGGAGGAATACCTGGGGGTCCGTCCCGACACAGACGCCGAGGGCTGTCTCCAGGACATCCACTGGACGAACGGCACCTTCGGGTACTTCCCCACGTACTCACTCGGGAGTGTGCTCGCGGCCCAGCTCTACGATGCGGCCGACGCGGAGATCGGACCGTTTGACGACACCGTTCGAGCGGGCGAATTTGATGCGCTCCACGAGTGGCTTACCGAGAACGTCCACCAACACGGCAAGCGCTACCCGACCGAAGATCTGATCGAGGAAGCGACCGGTGAAACCTATACCGCGGATTACTTCCTCGAGTACGTGACCGAGAAATACGGGTCCCTGTACGATCTCTGA
- a CDS encoding DUF5805 domain-containing protein → MPDEESTSRTAVKTYVPAYQKDAWQSHADELGMSQSEFVRTMVQAGRRHFSEDETVAATRTPQPKPTDGSQTGEGGLADRVRGQLSSAGALTWDELVAALTDDIETRLEDTLDELQEENAIKYSGREGGYTLVEP, encoded by the coding sequence ATGCCGGATGAAGAGTCGACGTCCCGAACAGCTGTCAAGACGTACGTCCCGGCCTACCAAAAAGATGCCTGGCAGTCCCACGCCGACGAACTCGGGATGAGCCAAAGCGAGTTCGTCAGGACGATGGTCCAGGCCGGACGGCGGCATTTTTCAGAGGACGAGACAGTTGCCGCTACTCGGACACCCCAGCCGAAACCCACTGACGGTAGCCAGACAGGCGAAGGTGGCCTGGCCGATCGCGTCCGCGGGCAGCTATCAAGCGCGGGCGCACTAACATGGGACGAACTGGTCGCCGCCTTGACAGACGACATCGAGACACGGCTCGAAGATACACTGGACGAACTCCAGGAGGAAAACGCCATCAAGTATAGTGGCCGTGAGGGCGGCTACACCCTGGTCGAACCATGA